ACCGAGCTGCGCGGGCGCTACGAGCAGCGCTCCGATCTGTCGCGGGTGACGCCCGGCGTGTTCCAGAGCTCGCGCGATGGCAGCCGGGTGTTTTTCATCGACCGCGCCAGCCCCGACGGCGCGGCCGGCGTGGAGGGCCAGAACGTCTTCGTGCTGGCCCGCCGCGACACCCTGGAATCGGTGACCTCGGCGCACCGCGGCCGCCTGGTGGATGTGGGCCCGCAGCGCATGCTGCAGCTCGACGAAGGCCAGCGCAACGACACCGACAGCGCCAGCGGCGTGCGCACGCTGTCCAGCTTCGAGCGTTACCGGGTGGTGGTGAGCGACGCCGCCGCGCGCAGTGCCGCCGAGCGGCCGCCCAAGGCCACCACCACCCTGAGCCTGCTGCGCAACCCGACACCGCGCAACCAGGGCGAGCTGGCCTGGCGCTTCGGCCTGTTGCTGGCGGCCGCCAATCTGCTGCTGCTGGGCATCGGCTTGGCGGCCACGCAGCCGCGCCGGGCCTCCAACTGGAACCTGCTGTTCGCACTGCTGAGCTTCGTGGCCTATTTCAACCTGATCAACCTGTCGCAATCGTGGGTGGCCAGCGGCCGCCTGGGCATGGGCACGGCGCTGGCCCTGATCCACGGCGGCGTGTTCGCGCTGGCGCTGTCGCTGATCTGGTGGCGCGACCATGCCACGGTGTGGCGCGCCCGCTTCTCGCGCGGCGGCAGCGGCCGGGCCACTGGAGCCTGCGCATGAAGACCGTGCGGCGCCTGCTGTACCGCGACATCGGCTGGTCGGTGGTGTTCGTGGCGGTGGCCTTTCTGAGCCTGTTCTTCTTCATCGACTTCGTCGACGAGATCGAGGACGTGGGCCGCAACGGCTACTCGCTGGGGGTGGCCGCGCTGCGCACGCTGCTGCAGGTGCCAGGGCACTTCTACGAGCTGTTTCCGATCGCGGTGCTGATCGGCACGATCTACGCCATGGCCCGGCTGGCGCAGTCATCAGAATTCACCATCCTGCGTACCGCCGGCTTGGGCCCGGTGCGCGCACTGCGCCTGCTGGCCGTGCCCGGCGTGGCCTTTGCGCTGCTGACCTTTGGCGTCGGCGACTACCTGGCCCCGCACACCGAGCGCCAGGCGGTGGCCCTGAAGGCCGGCGCCCGTGCGGTGAGCCTGGGCCGCACCGGCGCCTGGCTGAAAGAGCGACGGGCCACGCCCGAGGGCGAGCGCGCGGTGTCGGTCAATGTGCAGGCGGTGGCCGGCCTGGGCGAGCTGCGCGGCGTGCGCATCTTCGAGTTCGATGACCAGGGCCGCCTGCGCAGCCGCACCGAGGCCGCCGAGGCCACGGTGCACCAGGGCCTTTGGCAGCTGCGCCAGGCCGAGCGCACCGACTGGCCCACGCCCGAGGCCGCCGGCCGCGGCAGCACGGTGCAAAGCCGGCGCCATGCCGCACTTGATTGGCCCAGCGGCCTGCAGGCCACCGTGGTGACCGCCGCGCTGCTGCCGGTGCAGACCATGTCCACGCTCGACCTGTGGCGCTACACCCGGCACCTGGCCGACCAGTCGCAGGACGCGCAGCGCCACGAGATCCAGTTCTGGAAAAAGGCGCTGTACCCACTGGCCTGCGTGGTGATGGTGGCACTGGCCCTGCCCTTTGCCTACCTGCATGCCCGCGCCGGCGGCGTGAGCTTCAAGGTGTTCGGCGGCATCATGCTGGGCATCAGCTTCGTGCTGCTGAACAACGCCGCCGGTCACCTGGGCATGCTGCGCCACTGGACCCCCTGGCTGGTGGCGGCCACGCCCAGCCTGCTCTACCTGTTGCTTTCGATGGCGGCCTTTGCATGGCTGGTGAGGTACCGATGAACACCGACGTTTCTGCCGCTGGCGGCCTGCTGCTGTTTGCCCATGGCGCGCGCGATCCCCTGTGGGCGCGCCCCTTCGAGGCCGTGGCGCGGCAGTGCCGCGCGGCACGCGGCGAGGCGCCGGCCGCCGACGGCCAGGCGGCCACCACCAGCCGCGTGGCGCTGGCCTTTCTCGAGTTCATGCAGCCGGGCCTGCTGGCTGCGGGCGCACAGCTGGCGGCGGCGGGCTGCCGCACGGTGCAGATCGTGCCGCTGTTCCTGGGCGCCGGCGGCCATGTGCGCAAGGACCTGCCGGCCCTGGTGAGCCAGCTGCAGGCCGAGCATCCCGAGGTGCAGTGGCAGCTGCGCCGCGCCGTGGGCGAGGCCGATGCCGTGGTGCAGGCCATGGCCGCCGTGGCCCTGGATGCGCAGGCGCTGCCGGAAATCGTGCTGCGATGAACCTGCACCAGTTCCGCTTCGTGCAGGAGGCGGTGCGCCGCAACCTCAACCTCACCGAGACAGCGAAGGCGCTCTACACCTCGCAGCCTGGCATCAGCAAGGCCATTCTCGAGCTCGAGGAGGAGCTGGGCGTGGACATCTTCGCGCGCCACGGCAAGCGGCTCAAGCGTGTCACCGAGCCGGGCCAGCTGGTGCTGCAGTCGATCGAGATCATCATGCGCGAGGTGGCCAATCTGCGCCGCATCGGCGACGAGTTCAGCAAGCAGGACGCCGGCACGCTGTCGATCGCCACCACCCACTCGCAGGCGCGCTATGTGCTGCCCGAACCGGTGGCGCAGCTGCGGCGGCAGTTTCCGAAAGTTCAGGTGCAGATGCACCAGGGCACGCCCGCCGATGTGGCGCGCATGCTGATCGACGACGTGGCCGAGATCGGCCTGGCCACCGAGGCGCTGGCCGAGCATCCCAACATCGTGACCCTGCCCTGCTACGACTGGCAGCACGTGATCGTGGTGCCGGCCGACCACAGGCTGGCTGGCGTGGAGCGGCCCACGCTGGAGCAGCTGGCCGCCGAGCCGCTGGTCACCTACCACCCCACCTTCAGCGGCCGCACACGCATCGACACCGCCTTTGCCCGCGCCCGGCTCAAGCCCAACATCGCGCTCGAAGCCATCGACGCCGACGTGATCAAGACCTACGTGAAGCTGGGCATGGGCGTGGGCGTGGTGGCCGAGATGGCCGTGCGCAGCGATTCGGCCGATGCCAGCGCCGGCCTGGTGGTGCATCCGGCAGGCCACCTGTTCGGCACCAACACCTCGCGCGTGGCCTTCAAGCGCGGCGCCTACCTGCGCCACTTCGTCTTTGCCTTTGCGGCCCTGCTGTCCGAGCGCCTGAGCCGCTCGATGATCGAACGCGCGATGGCCGAGCGCCCGGGCGGCGAGGCCGCCGCCGACTACCAGCTCTGAGCCCTGCCCCACCCCAGCCCCGCCTGCCATGACCGCTGCCGCCCCCCTGCCCACCCCTTTGCCAGTGCGTCTGCACACCCCCCAGCCGCCCAGCCGCCTGCCCCAGGTGGGCACCACCATCTTCACCGTGATGTCGGCGCTGGCGGCCGAGCATGGCGCGGTCAACCTGGGCCAGGGTTTTCCGGATTTCGACTGCGACCCCGCGCTGCTGGGCTGCGTGCAGCAGGCCATGGCCGAGGGCCTGAACCAGTACCCGCCAATGGCCGGCGTGGCGCCGCTGCGCGAGGCCATGGCGGCCAAGATTGAGGCGCTGTACGGCCACCGCTACGACGCGGCCAGCGAGATCACGGTCACCGCCGGCGCCACCCAGGCCATCCTGACGGCCATCCTGGCCATCGTCGGGCCGGGTGACGAGGTCATCGTGCTGGAGCCCAACTACGACAGCTATGTGCCCAACATCGAGCTGGCCGGTGGCGTGGTGGTGCGGGTGGCCTTGCAGGCTGGCAGCTTCAGGCCCGATTTCGACGCCATCGCCGCGGCCATCACGCCGCGCACGCGGGCCATCATCGTCAACTCGCCGCACAACCCCAGCGCCAGCATCTGGCGCCAGGCCGACATGCAGCGTCTGGCCGAGATCCTGGCCCCCACCGAGGTGCTGCTGATCAGCGACGAGGTCTACGAGCACATGGTCTACGACGGCGAGCCGCATGCCAGCGCCTCGCGCATCCCGGCGCTGGCGGCGCGCAGCTTCGTGATCTCGAGCTTCGGCAAGACCTACCACGTCACCGGCTGGAAGGTGGGCACCGTGGCCGCCCCGGCGCCCTTGATGGCCGAGTTTCGCAAGGTGCACCAGTTCAATGTGTTCACGGTCAACACGCCGATGCAGCACGGCCTGGCCCGCTACATGGCCGACCCCAGGCCCTGCCTCGAACTGCCGGCCTTCTACGGCGCCAAGCGCGACCTGTTCCGCGCCGGCCTGGCCGGCACCCGCTTCAGGCTGCTGCCCAGCGAGGGCAGCTACTTCCAGGTGGTCGACTACAGCGCCATCAGCGCGCTGCCCGAGGCCGAGTTCTGCCGCTGGCTCACCACCGAGATCGGCGTGGCGGCCATCCCCTTGTCGGCCTTCTACGGCGACGGCCGCAACCAGGGCCTGGTGCGCTTTTGTTATGCCAAGCGCGACGACACGCTGAACGCCGCGCTGGCGCGGCTGGCCCGCATCTGAACCTGGCTGGCGCGCTGGCCCGCCGGCACGCGGCGCTCAGCCGCGCCGGGTGGGCACGGTGGGTGTGGTGGGCAGTTGCGGCGGATCGTCGAAATCGGCGAAGTCCGAGCTGCGCGGGTCCACGTCGTTGAACGCCGCCGGCTGCGTGAACTCGCGCGGCGGCGGCGAGAACTCGCTCAGGTCGATGTCGAGCGCCATGTCGAGATCGATGCGCGGCGGTGGCAGATCGGGGGTGCGCATCGCCATCGTGCGGTCGTGCGGCCGCTCGAGCGGGCGATCCTGGGCCCGCTCGGCCTGCCGTTCGGCCAGGCGCTGGCTGCCGCCGCGCTCGTTGCTGCGCGCCCACTCGGCGGTGCGCCCACCCAGGGCCTCGTCGGAGAACAGGCCCAGGTGCGGCCGTGGCGATGTGGTCTCCTGCTGCTCGTCGTCCAGCGGCAGCAGCACATCCACCGGCGTGCCCGACACGGGCTGCTGCTCATGCAGATCGCGCGCCAGCGCGTACAGCAGCAGCACCTCGCGGTAGGCCGGCAGGTCGAACAGCTCACCCTGGTCGCGCCGGAACAGCATCGATTCGAGGTCGGCCATCGCATCCAGCGGGTTCGACCACAGGCGCTGCAGACGCTCGATCACGCCGGGGTAGTCCTCGAGCAGGCGGCCGGCATCGGGCTCGGCCGACCATTCGGGCGCATAGGCGTTGAAGCGCAGGTTGAAGCGGCTGCGCGTGCGCTCGTAGGCATCGGCACGGCCTTGCAGGCGGTAAACCTCGAGCAGCTTCAGGTAGGGCAAGGCATTCGTGCCACCGGTGCCGCGGATGTGGCTGACCAGCAGATCAACCGCCGATTCCTCCTGCCCCAGCACCATGAAGAAGTCGACCTGCTGCTCCAGATCGAGCAGCTCTTCCACGCTGACCTCGCGGGGCAGCTGACCGGTGAGCGACAGGTCACCCGACAGCGATGGCGGATCGGGCGGCGGGCGCGGCACCGACACCGCCGGCCGGGTCAGCGTGCTGGGCTCAGGCTGGTAGGCGGCCATCGCACCGGCCGTGGTGGTGGGCGAGCCGGCTGCCGAGGCCCGGCCAGCCGCGTCGGCATCGGCAAACAAGGCGTTGATGGCGTCGCTGCGGGCATCGCGGTCAGCGCCGGCTTCGGCGCCCGGCCGGCGTACCGGTGGCGCCACAAAGGGCGATGCCGAGTCGGGCGGCCGGCTCTCACGCCGGCTGGCCTGGCTGCCAGCGCCGTCACGCTGCAGCTGCAGCAGCCGCAGGCCCAGCCAGCCGGCCAGCGCCAGACTGAACACCAGGCCCAGGCCCACCCATGGCAGCCAGGTGCTGGCGGTGTCGGCATTGGCCAGGCGGTGGCGCATCAGCTGCACCAGCTCCTGTTGCTGGCGCACCTCGGTGCGCAGTTGTGCCAGATCGGCGCCGCTGTCAGCCGCCGGCGTGGTGATGCTCGCGGGTGCAGTGATGGCGGGGGCGGCCGGCACCCCGGGCAGCGGCGCCAGTGGCGCCACCGGCGCGCTGGCGGCGCTCAGTGCCGGCACGGCTTGGGCGCCTGCCGGGGCAGCCTGCCACAGGCCCAGCAGCAACAGCAGCAACAGCGGCAATGCGGCACGCGCAGGGCAAAGGTGAACACGGCGCGCCATGCGGAGTACTGCGGGTCGGGCGGCGGGTTGGAGGGCCATCGGCGGATGGCGGGCACTCTAGCATGCGGGTTGGCCCCATCCGGCCCGCGCCAGACGCTTCACAGCCCCCTGGCCCGGGGCCCTGCCAAGCCCCCTTGCTGCACCGGCCCTGCACCGGCCCGTCATCTGGCCAGGCCCGGCGGCTGCCCGGCAAGCTGCGCACGGCGTGTCGGATGGCGCCGGCGCGGCCGGCCTGCCCGCGCCGGCTGCTCAAGCCGCCGGGCTCATTGGTCGTAGCCGGGCATCTGGCGGTCGAGCCGACGCAGCAGGCTGGGCCACACCAGGCTGCCGCCCATGCCGCGCGTGGCCTGGGCCGACTGCTGTTTGGCGCTGCCGATGATTTCGGGGTGCACCGGGATCAGCGCACCGCCACCTGCCTGCGCCCGAACCTGGATCGTGCAGCAGGCCTCGAACACGTACATCGCCAGAAAGGCCTCGGCCACGTTGCCGCCCACGGTCAGCAGGCCATGGTTGCGCAGCATCAGGTAGCTGTGCTGGCCCAGGTCGGCCTGCAGCCGCGGCTTTTCGTCGTCGCGCAGGGCCACGCCTTCGTAGCTGTGATACCCCAGGCTGGACAGCACGAAGATCGACTGCTGCGAGATCGGCAGCACGCCGCCCTGTTGCGCCGATACCGCCACGCCGTTGAGCGAATGCGTGTGCATCACGCACTGGGCGTCGTGGCGCACCGCATGCACGGCGCTGTGGATGGTGAAGCCGGCCGGGTTGACCTGAAACGGCGACTCCTCGACCTTGTTGCCCTGCAGGTCGATCTTCACCAGGCTGGAAGCGGTGATCTCCTCGAACAGCAGGCCGTAGGGGTTGATCAGGAACTGGTCCTCGCTGCCGGGCACGCGCACGCTGATGTGGGTGAACACCAGATCGTCCCACTTGAACAGTGCTACCAGCCGGTAGGCTGCCGCCAGATCGACGCGGGCTTGCCATTCCTCGGGTGTCATCTGGTGGCGGCGGCTGGGGATCTCGAGCTGGCGTGTCGGCATGGGTGGGGTCTCCATCTGTCGTTCTCGCTCGCACGATCCGGCCTGTGCGGAATCGTCGTTTGCGACGGCTGCGCTGCAGCATGGCTGCATAGACAATAGGCTTTGCATGATGGCGCCGTTGTCGCGCCTGGGACAAGCCATGAATACCCCGGTTCTTACAATCGAAGAGCGACAGAACATCGAATGCGGTGCGTGGTTCTCCAAGCTCTCCCAGCCCCTGCGCAATGCCATCCTGTCGAGAGCCTATGTGCGGCGTTTGAGCGACGGCGCTCCGCTGGCCACTCGGGGCAGCCCGGCCGAAGACTGGATCGGCGTTGCACGCGGCGCGGTGCGGGTGTCGCTGGTGTCCCTGTCGGGCAAGCAGGTCACCCTCACCTACTGCGAGCCGGGCACCTGGTTCGGCGACATCGCGCTGTTCGACGGCCTGCCGCGCACCCACGATGCCGATGCCCATGGCGACACCACGCTGCTGTGCGTGCGCAAGGCCGACTTCAAGGAACTGCTGTCGCAGCACACCGAGCTGTACGACGCGCTGCTGCGCCTGAACTGCCG
This portion of the Aquabacterium sp. OR-4 genome encodes:
- the lptF gene encoding LPS export ABC transporter permease LptF gives rise to the protein MLFDSTVRRELARSFGATLVVILTIVITMMLIRTLGMAAGGNVAPEDVVLVLGYYALGHLPTMLSLSMFIAVVVTLGRMYRDSEMVIWFASGVGLGRFVRPVLRMAWPVLLAVGLLLLFVWPWGNQAGTELRGRYEQRSDLSRVTPGVFQSSRDGSRVFFIDRASPDGAAGVEGQNVFVLARRDTLESVTSAHRGRLVDVGPQRMLQLDEGQRNDTDSASGVRTLSSFERYRVVVSDAAARSAAERPPKATTTLSLLRNPTPRNQGELAWRFGLLLAAANLLLLGIGLAATQPRRASNWNLLFALLSFVAYFNLINLSQSWVASGRLGMGTALALIHGGVFALALSLIWWRDHATVWRARFSRGGSGRATGACA
- the lptG gene encoding LPS export ABC transporter permease LptG, with translation MKTVRRLLYRDIGWSVVFVAVAFLSLFFFIDFVDEIEDVGRNGYSLGVAALRTLLQVPGHFYELFPIAVLIGTIYAMARLAQSSEFTILRTAGLGPVRALRLLAVPGVAFALLTFGVGDYLAPHTERQAVALKAGARAVSLGRTGAWLKERRATPEGERAVSVNVQAVAGLGELRGVRIFEFDDQGRLRSRTEAAEATVHQGLWQLRQAERTDWPTPEAAGRGSTVQSRRHAALDWPSGLQATVVTAALLPVQTMSTLDLWRYTRHLADQSQDAQRHEIQFWKKALYPLACVVMVALALPFAYLHARAGGVSFKVFGGIMLGISFVLLNNAAGHLGMLRHWTPWLVAATPSLLYLLLSMAAFAWLVRYR
- a CDS encoding sirohydrochlorin chelatase, with the translated sequence MNTDVSAAGGLLLFAHGARDPLWARPFEAVARQCRAARGEAPAADGQAATTSRVALAFLEFMQPGLLAAGAQLAAAGCRTVQIVPLFLGAGGHVRKDLPALVSQLQAEHPEVQWQLRRAVGEADAVVQAMAAVALDAQALPEIVLR
- a CDS encoding CysB family HTH-type transcriptional regulator, whose amino-acid sequence is MNLHQFRFVQEAVRRNLNLTETAKALYTSQPGISKAILELEEELGVDIFARHGKRLKRVTEPGQLVLQSIEIIMREVANLRRIGDEFSKQDAGTLSIATTHSQARYVLPEPVAQLRRQFPKVQVQMHQGTPADVARMLIDDVAEIGLATEALAEHPNIVTLPCYDWQHVIVVPADHRLAGVERPTLEQLAAEPLVTYHPTFSGRTRIDTAFARARLKPNIALEAIDADVIKTYVKLGMGVGVVAEMAVRSDSADASAGLVVHPAGHLFGTNTSRVAFKRGAYLRHFVFAFAALLSERLSRSMIERAMAERPGGEAAADYQL
- a CDS encoding pyridoxal phosphate-dependent aminotransferase, whose amino-acid sequence is MTAAAPLPTPLPVRLHTPQPPSRLPQVGTTIFTVMSALAAEHGAVNLGQGFPDFDCDPALLGCVQQAMAEGLNQYPPMAGVAPLREAMAAKIEALYGHRYDAASEITVTAGATQAILTAILAIVGPGDEVIVLEPNYDSYVPNIELAGGVVVRVALQAGSFRPDFDAIAAAITPRTRAIIVNSPHNPSASIWRQADMQRLAEILAPTEVLLISDEVYEHMVYDGEPHASASRIPALAARSFVISSFGKTYHVTGWKVGTVAAPAPLMAEFRKVHQFNVFTVNTPMQHGLARYMADPRPCLELPAFYGAKRDLFRAGLAGTRFRLLPSEGSYFQVVDYSAISALPEAEFCRWLTTEIGVAAIPLSAFYGDGRNQGLVRFCYAKRDDTLNAALARLARI
- a CDS encoding class II aldolase/adducin family protein → MPTRQLEIPSRRHQMTPEEWQARVDLAAAYRLVALFKWDDLVFTHISVRVPGSEDQFLINPYGLLFEEITASSLVKIDLQGNKVEESPFQVNPAGFTIHSAVHAVRHDAQCVMHTHSLNGVAVSAQQGGVLPISQQSIFVLSSLGYHSYEGVALRDDEKPRLQADLGQHSYLMLRNHGLLTVGGNVAEAFLAMYVFEACCTIQVRAQAGGGALIPVHPEIIGSAKQQSAQATRGMGGSLVWPSLLRRLDRQMPGYDQ
- a CDS encoding Crp/Fnr family transcriptional regulator, whose product is MNTPVLTIEERQNIECGAWFSKLSQPLRNAILSRAYVRRLSDGAPLATRGSPAEDWIGVARGAVRVSLVSLSGKQVTLTYCEPGTWFGDIALFDGLPRTHDADAHGDTTLLCVRKADFKELLSQHTELYDALLRLNCRRLRLMFNQFEDLNTKPLAARLAKQILLLAKSYGIPQGEEIRIGLQLAQEDLAQLLGASRQRVNQELKGFEREGAVRVEPTRLVVLSRDKLLTIAER